The stretch of DNA TTTAGCTACTAATAAAAGAATTTTCGCTAGTTCTGCCGATCTAGACCTCTTAAATTAGGACGTTTTATAACCTTTCTCGCTCTTGGTGAGGTACACCATTACCAGTTACTAATTACTAATTACTAATTATGAGGAATGAATAATCAACCATTAACATAAGCGAAGCGCATTATCGTAGGTCTCAATGCTCAACCAGGAAAATAAACTGTATCTCATTAATCTGAGAACCGCTATATCAATTAAACCAAATAAATTTAGTATTGAATAACAATTGTTTTAACTTATCTTTTTTCTGATTAATCAAAAACTAAAGCTTAGAAATAATCCTTTACGTAATATTTCTGTATTAAGAAAAGTACAAAAGCATGGCGATTACTGTTTCTTTGTAATTAAGATGGACTTACAATCAAGCGAGGTTTCTATTTCATAAGCTGAGAATATTAAACCAATGAATTATCTCCTCCTGGTTGTTGCCATCCTTTCCATTACTATTGGGATTTTTGTTGGTGCATTGATAGTATGGTTTATTTACTTTTGGCGACGACGACAAATTGTAGATAGTTTAATTAAACCTGAAGATATAGTAGGTCTTTATGGCACGGTAGAAATTCCTTTTGATAGTGGCAGTAGAGGAAAAGTGCGAGTTAATCTTAAAGGATCGATGTTGGATTTATTTGCTGTAACCGATGAAACCAGGCATTTCAATTTCGGCGATCGCGTTTTTATTATTCAAATGAAAGAAAATAAAGTCTGGGTAGTAGGAGAAGACTCGATTACAGTGATCAGTGACCAGTGACCAGTTATCAGTTATCAGTTATCAGTTATCAGTGACCAGTTATCAGTGACCAGTGACCAGTTATCAGTTATCAGTGACCAGTGACCAGTGACCAGTTATCAGTTATCAGTGACCAGTTATCAGTTATCAGTGACCAGTGACCAGTTATCAGTTATCAGTTATCAGTGACCAGTGACCAGTTATCAGTTATCAGTGACCAGTGACCAGTGACCAGTTATCAGTTATCAGTGACCAGTTATCAGTTATCAGTGACCAGTTATCAGTGACCAGTTATCAGTTATCAGTGACCAGTGACCAGTTATCAGTTATCAGTTATCAGTGACCAGTTATCAGTTATCAGTGACTATTCATCACTCATCGCTTATCACTCATCATTAAAATCTATAAATACAATTATGGAATTACAAAATAATTTTCAAATTACAAAAGAACAAGAAGTAATTGTCTCTCAAGTACCTCAAGTTCAAGTGCAAAAAAGTAGTGCTAACAGCCTAATTTATACTAGTTTGCCTTTAGCTTTGGGTATCTTTGGCACAATTATTTTAATTTGGTTTCTCAACTCTTTTTTATGTATTTGTAAACCCAATGAAGTAGTAGTGCTTTCAGGCAGAAAAAGAAAAACCAGTGAGGGACAAGAAATTGGTTATCGGGTGTTAACTGGTGGTAGAGGTATTCGCATCCCGATTTTAGAAACGATTAAACGCATTGATGTCACGACGATGCCCGTACCCGTTAAAGTGACTAATGCCTATGCTAAAGGAGGAACGCCTCTCAATATTCAAGCGATCGCGAATGTTAAAATTTCTAGTAATCCCAAGGTAGTCGGTAATGCTATTGAAAGATTTTTGGATCAAAATAGATCAGAAATTGTTAGAGTAGCCAGAGAAACTTTAGAAGGTAATCTGCGAGGAGTAGTAGCAACTCTTACTCCCGAACAACTGAATGAAAACCGTTTACAATTTTCTGAACGCATCGCTTCTGATGTGAGTCGGGATCTGGTTAAGTTGGGTTTGCAACTAGATACTTTAAAAATTCAAAACATTTCCGATGATGTCGATTATCTTAACTCTCTTGGTCGTCGACAAATTGCTTTAGTGATCAAAGAAGCAGAAATTGCCGAATCTAATGCCGTCAGTGAAGCCGAACAAATCGAAGCACAATGTGAAGAACAGGCATCCGTAGCTAAAACCCAAAATCGGATCGTAGTTCAAGATAAAGAAAACGAACTGCGGAAAATTAAAGCAGAATTAGACCAGAAAGCCCGTTCCGAAGAAGAACGAACCATTGCAGCAGCCCAAGAAGCCACTGCTAAAGCACA from Stanieria cyanosphaera PCC 7437 encodes:
- a CDS encoding flotillin family protein — protein: MELQNNFQITKEQEVIVSQVPQVQVQKSSANSLIYTSLPLALGIFGTIILIWFLNSFLCICKPNEVVVLSGRKRKTSEGQEIGYRVLTGGRGIRIPILETIKRIDVTTMPVPVKVTNAYAKGGTPLNIQAIANVKISSNPKVVGNAIERFLDQNRSEIVRVARETLEGNLRGVVATLTPEQLNENRLQFSERIASDVSRDLVKLGLQLDTLKIQNISDDVDYLNSLGRRQIALVIKEAEIAESNAVSEAEQIEAQCEEQASVAKTQNRIVVQDKENELRKIKAELDQKARSEEERTIAAAQEATAKAQQKLQAVRAQLERLRLEAEQVLPAEAQKQAKELIARGNAAGLKENTEAYALVNEMLSQVWQSTGKDAKELFLIQQLETVLQEAVQIPGKLNLEKVNVIDNGDGKAIASLVKVYPEIVVEFLNSVNKTLGIDVIGTLNPPK